The Sphingobium sp. JS3065 genomic sequence TATCGGATCTGGTCGAGGGCGAGCGGCCGGCGACGCTCTATCTCGTCGTGCCGCCCAGCGACATCTCGCGCACTAAGCCGCTGATCCGCCTCATCCTCAACCAGATTGGGCGCCGGCTGACCGAGGAGCTGACGCCCAAAGGCAATCGGCATCGCGTGCTGTTGATGCTGGACGAGTTCCCCGCGTTAGGGCGGCTCGACTTCTTCGAGTCCGCCCTGGCGTTCATGGCCGGCTACGGGCTCAAGGCATTCCTGATCGCGCAGTCGCTCAACCAGATTGAGAAGGCATACGGCCCCAACAACGCGATCCTCGACAACTGCCATGTCCGCGTGAGCTTCGCCACCAACGACGAACGCACCGCCAAGCGCGTGTCGGATGCGCTCGGCACCGCCACCGAGATGCGGGCGATGAAGAACTACGCCGGGCATCGCCTGTCGCCGTGGCTCGGGCACCTGATGGTGTCGCGGTCGGAGACCGCTCGCCAGCTTCTCACTCCCGGCGAGGTGATGCAGCTTCCGCCTGACGACGAGATCGTCATGGTGGCGGGCGTCCATCCGATCCGGGCGAAGAAGGCGCGCTACTACCAGGATCGCCGCCTGTCCGAGCGGATTGCACCGGCGCCAGCGCCGCAGGCGGCCAAGGTCAGGCCCGACGACTGGACCGGGCGACAGGCATCCGCCGATCCGAAGCAGGTCGCGCGCATCGTCCGCGATGCTGAGGACGCGGCCAATGGTGGGCTGCGCCGCGAGCCCGAGTTGCCCGAGCATGTCGCGATCGCGCCCGAGACCCCGCCGCCGGCCCAGGAGTTCGCGATCGTCGACGACGAGCAGGACGACGCGGCCCGGCAAGCGGCAGTGCGTCGTCGGATGCAGGGGCTCGCTCGGCAGGCGTCGCTCGATCCGAGCGACGGTATCGACCTGTAGGGGACAATCATGCGTCTCAGGCTCAACGTCTATTTCCCGCCCGCGCTCGCCAAGCAGGTGGACGAGCTGGCGATCCGCCGCCGCATCTCGCGCTCAGCGATCGTGGAGGCGGCGGTCGCGTCCTACCTCTCGCCGGACGGCGCCGACCGGATGGAGGCGGCGTTCGCCCGGCGGCTTGATCGCTTGTCGCGTCAGGTCCAGCGACTTGAGCGCAACACCGGCCTGACGACCGAGGCGCTGAGCCTGTTCGTCCGGTTCTGGCTGTCGGTGACGCCGCCGCTGCCCGACGAGGATCAGGCCGCCGCACAGGCGAAGGGACGAAAACGCTACGAGGGCTTTATCGAAACACTCGGCCGGCGTTTCGCCAGCGGTAAGACGTTGATGGACGAGATCCCCGAAGATGTCTGGCCGCGCTCAACATCACCCGAGTCGGACTGAATTGCCGCGCCTGATCCTGATGTAGCGGAAGGTCGCTTCCGCCCTCGGCAACGTATCTGCCGCCCTCTCTACTACGCCAGCAACTAGCTGTTGCGAGCCGAGTATTCCTGCGTCTCTTGATGTGCCCCGACAGCCGGGCGGCGCTTCGCCCGGTCCTTTGCAGGGGCCAGCCGTTGACCATTCACCCGATCCGAACCGAGGCGAAATCACGCGGCGCGCGGATGCTGCGAACCGCGCTCGGGCCGTCGATCGCGGCCTGGCTCGACGACCCCGCCGTCATCGAAGTGATGCTGAACCCGGACGGCCGGCTGTGGCTCGATAGGCTCGGCGAAGGCATCAGCAATACGGGCGAGCTGCTGAGCGCTGCCGACGGCGAGCGCATCGTCCGCCTGGTCGCGCACCATGTCGGCGTCGAGGTTCACGCCCGATCCCCGCGCGTCTCCGCCGAGCTGCCGGAAGGAGGTGAGCGGTTCGAGGGGTTGCTGCCGCCCGTCGTCGCCGCGCCGGCCTTCGCGATCCGCAAGCCCGCCGTCGCCGTGTTCACGCTCGACGACTATGCGGCGGCCGGGATCATGTCGGCGGCCGAAGCTGAGGCGTTGCGCCACGGCGTCGAGAGCCGCGCCAACATCCTCATCGCGGGCGGCACCGGCGCGGGCAAGACCACGTTGGTCAACGCGCTATTGGCGGAAGTCGCCAAGACCACCGACCGCATCGTCCTGATCGAAGATACGCGCGAGCTGCAATGCGCCGCGCCTAACCTCGTCGCCATGCGGACCAAGGACGGCGTGGTGTCGCTGTCCGAGCTGGTCCGCTCGTCGCTGCGCCTGCGCCCCGACCGCATTCCCATCGGCGAGGTGCGCGGCGCCGAGGCGCTCGACCTCATCAAAGCCTGGGGCACCGGCCATCCCGGCGGCGTCGGCACGATCCACGCCGGCACTGCGCTCGGCGCGCTGCGCCGCATGGAACAGCTCATCCAGGAGGCCGTCGTGACGGTCCCGCGCGCGCTGATCGCCGAGACCATCGACATGATCGCCGTGCTGGTCCGCGACGCGCACGGGCGCCGGCTGACCGAACTGGCCCGCGTCGAAGGGCTCGACCCCGCGACCGGCGACTACCGCCTCGCACCGCTCACCACCCCCCAACCCGGAGACCTGCCATGATCCATGCCCTTCGGCATGGCGCACGCCGCGCCATGCTCACCGCCACCGCCAGCGTGATCGCATTGACCTTCGCCGTTCCGGCCCATGCCGGCGGCTCGTCGATGCCGTGGGAAGCGCCGCTCCAGTCGATCCTCGAAAGCATCGAAGGGCCAGTGGCGAAGATTATCGCCGTCATCATCATCATCATCGTGACCGGCCTGACGCTGGCGTTCGGCGACACGTCGGGCGGCTCGCGCCGGCTGATCCAGATCGTGTTCGGCCTTTCTATCGCGTTCGCCGCGTCGAGCTTCTTCCTGTCGTTCTTCTCGTTCGGCGGTGGAGCGCTGATCGCATGAACGGCGCGGCCGATCATGGCGAACCGATCGCGGGCTATTTCGCCCCGGTCCATCGGGCGCTGACCGAGCAGATATTGCTCGGCGGCGCCCCGCGCTCGCTCGCCATCGTCAACGGGACGCTGGCGGGCGCGATCGGCCTCGGCCTGCGCCTGTGGATCGCCGGCCTGGTCATCTGGGTCGTCGGCCACGGGCTGTCCGTCTGGGCCGCCCGCCGCGACCCGCAATTCGTGGACGTGGCCCGGCGTCACCTCCGCTACCCGACATGGATGCGGCCATGATGAGCTTGCGCGAATATCGCAGCAAAGCTGCTAACCTTCCCGACTTCCTGCCCTGGGCCGCGCTGGTCGGCGAAGGCGTGGTGCTCAACAAGGACGGCTCGTTCCAGCGCACAGCGAGGTTTCGCGGCCCCGATCTCGACAGCGCGACGCCGGCAGAGCTGGTCGCCACGACCGCACGGCTGAACAATTCGCTGCGCCGGCTCGGCTCCGGCTGGGCGATCTTCGTCGAGGCCCAGCGGACGCCTGCGCTCGACTATCCGGAAGGCCACTTTCCCGATCCCGTGTCGTCGCTGGTCGAGTTCGAGCGCCGCGAGCAGTTCCGCGAGGAGGGCGCACATTTCGAGAGCCGCTATTTCCTCACCCTGCTGTGGATGCCGCCGGCCGAAGAAGCCGCCCGCGCCGAAGGTTGGCTTTACGAGGGCCGGTCCACCAGCGGCGCCGATCCGTGGGAACTGCTCAAGGGCTTCACCGACCGCAGCGACCGGGTGCTCAACCTGGTCGAAGGCTTCGTGCCCGAGGTCCGCTGGCTCGATGACGCCGAGACGCTGACCTATCTGCACAGCACGGTTTCGACACGCCGCCAGAGCGTCCGCGTGCCGGAAACGCCGATGCACCTCGATGCGCTGTTGGCCGACGAGCCGCTGACCGGCGGACTGGAGCCGCGCCTGGGCGAGCATCATCTGCGCACGCTCACTATCGTCGGCTTCCCCAGCGTGACCTTCCCCGGCCTGCTCGACGAGTTGAACCGGCTCGCCTTCGAGTATCGCTGGGCGACCCGCGCGATCATGCTCGATAAGACCGACGCGACCAAGCTGCTGAGCCGCATCCGACGCCAGTGGTTCGCCAAGCGCAAGAGCGTCATGGCGATCCTGAAAGAGGTGATGACTAACGAGGCGTCGGTCCTGATGGACAGCGACGCATCGAACAAGGCCGCCGACGCCGACACCGCCCTGCAGGAGCTGGGCGCCGACTATGCCGGCATGGCCTATGTCACCGCGACGGTGACGGTGTGGGACCGCGATCCAGCCATTGCGGCGGAAAAGCTGCGGCTGGTCGAGAAGGTCATCCAGGGCCGCGACTTCACCGTGATCCCGGAGAGCATGAACGCGATCGAGGCATGGCTGGGGAGCCTCCCCGGCCACGCCTACGCCAACGTCCGCCAGCCCCCGATTTCCACCATCAATCTCGCCCACCTGATCCCCCTGTCAGCAGTATGGGCGGGGCCGGAACGGGACGAGCATTTCGGTGCTCCCCCCTTGCTCTACGGCAAGACCGAAGGCTCGACCCCGTTCCGGTTTTCCCTTCACGTCGGCGATGTCGGCCACACGCTGATCGTCGGGCCGACCGGCGCCGGCAAGTCGGTGCTGCTCGCCCTCATGGCGATGCAGTTCCGTCGCTACGAGAACGGCCAGGTCTTCGCCTTCGACTTCGGCGGCAGCATTCGCGCCGCCGCGATCGGCATGGGCGGCGACTGGCAGGACTTGGGCGGGATGCTTGCCGACGAGGCCGGCGACGGCGTGCAGCTCCAGCCGCTGGCACGGATCGACGATCCGGCCGAGCGCGCCTGGGCGGCCGAATGGCTGGCGGCGATCCTCGCGTCCGAGGGCGTCGCGGTCGATCCGCAGGCCAAGGAGCATCTGTGGTCGGCGCTCGGCTCGCTTGCCAGTGCGCCCGTCACGGAACGCACGCTGACCGGGCTCGCCGTGCTGCTCCAGAGCCAGCAGCTCAAGCAGGCGCTCGCATCCTATTGCCTTGGCGGGCCGTGGGGCCGGCTGCTCGACGCCGAGGCCGAGCGTCTTGGCGTGGCGTCGGTTCAGGCGTTCGAGACCGAGGGCTTGGTCGGCGCCGGATCGGCAGCAGCCGTCCTGTCTTACCTGTTCCACCGGATCGAAGGCCGGCTGGACGGCTCGCCGACGCTCATCATCATCGACGAGGGCTGGCTGGTCCTAGACAGCCCGGACTTCGCCGCGCAGCTCCGCGAATGGCTCAAGACGCTGCGCAAGAAGAACGCCAGCGTCGTGTTCGCCACGCAGAGCCTCGCCGACATCGAGACGTCGAGCATCGCGCCGGCCATCATCGAGAGCTGTCCGACGCGCATCTTCCTGCCGAACGAGCGCGGGGCCGAGCCGCAGATCGCCGCCATCTACGAGCGGTTCGGCCTCAACGCCCGCCAAATCGAAATCCTGAGCCGGGCGACGCCCAAGCGCGACTATTACTGCCAGTCGAGGCGCGGCAACCGGCTGTTCGAGCTGGGGTTGGGCGAGGTCGCGCTGGCCTTCGCCGCCGCTTCTTCCAAGACCGATCAGCTCCGCATCGCCGAGTTGGTCGAGACCCACGGCCGCGAGCACTTCGCCGCCGAGTGGCTGCGCCATCGCGGCCTGGTTTGGGCGGTCGATCTTCTTCCCGAACCTCAATCCGATCCGCTGGCCGGTCGCCGGGAAGATGCCGGCCAGCTCCCCCTTGCCTTGAAGGACATGACCCAATGAAACCCAATATCCTGCGCCGCGCCATGCTGGCCGGCGCCATCGCCACGTCGAGCATGATCGGCATCACCGCCGCCACGCCGGCTCACGCTCAGTTCGGCGGGATCGTCTATGACCCGACCAACTATGCGCAGAACGTGCTGACGGCCGCTCGGTCGCTCCAGCAGATCAACAACCAGATCCAGCAAATCCAGCAGCAGGCGACCAGCCTCATCAACGAGGCGCGCAATCTGGCGTCGCTGCCGTTCAACTCGCTCCAGCAGTTGCAGCAGCAGGTGCAGCGCACCCAGCAGCTTCTCGGCGAGGCGCAGCGCATCGCCTACGACGTGCAGAACGTCCAGCAGGTCTTCAACGGACGCTACAAGGGCGCGGCGCTCACCGGCACCCACGCGCAGATGGTCGCCAACGCTAACGCGCGCTGGGAGGATAGCGTCGGCGCGTTCGAGGACGCGCTTCGCGTTCAGGCCGGCGTCGTCGGCAATATCGACGGCGCGCGCACGACGATGGACGGCCTGGTCACGTCGAGCCAGTCGGCGACGGGCGCGCTTCAGGCCGCGCAGGCGGGCAACCAGCTTCTCGCGCTGCAATCGCAGCAGCTCGCGGACCTGACGGCGCTGCTCGCCGCGCAGGGCCGGGCGCAGGCGCTGGACTCGGCGCGCAACGCGGCCGTCGAAGCCGAAAGCCGCGAACGGCTCCGCCGCTTCCTGACGCGGTCCACCGGCTATCAGCCGGGCAACGCCCGCATGTTCCACGACTGATCGTCATGGACAGCAAGCTCCTCGCGCGCATCGGCGCCGTCATCTTCATCGCCATCGCCATCACGATGACGGCGATCGAGATGAGCCGAGCGCCAGAGCCACCGCGCGCGGGGCCGGCGGCCGTCGCCGAGAAATCGGCGACGGACCCGCTGTTGATCGAGCTGCGCCGCTGCCAGTCGATCGGCGCGGCCGGGGCGAGCGACCCTGATTGCCTGCGCGCCTGGGCCGAGAACCGTCGTCGGTTCCTCGCGCCCGGCGCGCGTCCCGCCGCCCGCATCGCCGATGGCGCTACCCCGCAGGAGAATTGATATGGGCGGCACCGGCGTCGTCGATCGCTTTCTGGATGTCTTCACCCGCTACATCGACAGCGGGTTCGGCCTGCTCGGCGGCGAGGTGGCGTTCATCGCCACCACCCTGATCGTTATCGACGTGACCTTGGCCGCACTGTTCTGGACGTGGGGCGAAGGCGACGACATCATCGCGCGCCTCGTCAAGAAGACGCTGTTCGTCGGCGTCTTCGCCTATATCATCGGCAACTGGAACAGCCTGGCGCGCATCGTCTTCGAGAGCTTCGCCGGCCTCGGCCTGAAAGCCTCGGGCACGGGCTTCACGGCCGCCGAGCTGCTCCAGGCCGGCCGGGTCGCTCAGGTCGGCCTCGATGCGGGCCAACCGATCCTAGAATCCATTTCAGACTTGATGGGCTGGGTCGCGTTCTTCGAGAACTTCATCCAGATCGCGGTGCTGCTGATCGCCTGGCTGCTGGTTATCCTCGCCTTCTTCATTCTGGCGATCCAGCTCTTCGTGACGCTGATCGAGTTCAAGCTGGCGACGCTCGCCGGCTTTGTCCTCATTCCGTTCGGCCTGTTCGGTAAGACCGCCTTCATGGCCGAGCGCGTGCTGGGGCTCGTCATCTCGTCGGGCGTCAAGGTGCTGGTGCTCGCCGTCATCGTCGGCATCGGCTCAACGCTGTTCGACGAGTTCCGCGCCGGGTTCGGCGGCGCGCAGCCGAGCATCGAGGACGCTCTGGCCGTCGCGCTCGCCTCGCTCTGTCTGCTGGGCCTCGGTATCTTCGGTCCGTCGATCGCCAACGGCATCGTCTCGGGCGGCCCAGCGCTGGGCGCAGGGGCCGCGGCGGGAACGGTGCTTGCGGCCGGCGGCGCGATGGCCGGTGGCGCGGCCGCCGCCCGTCTCGGCGCCGGCGCGGCGGCAGGCGCGGTCAGCGGCGCGGCGCGAGGCGCGGCCTTCACCTCCGGCGCCGCTAACAGCGCTTATGCCCTCGGCTCCGCCGGAAAGACCGGCGCGGCTGCGGTCGCCGGCGGCGCTGGCGGCGTCGGCCAGGCGGCGGTCGGTGCGGCCATGTCGCCGCTTCGCAAAGCGGCCGCCTCGCTCAAGGACAGCTATCGCTCCGGTGGCCGCGCCGCCGTCACTGCCACCGGCGGGACCATTTCAGGCGGCTCAGCAGCCTCACCGTCACAGTCGTCCGGCGCGCCCGCCTGGGCGTCCGCGATGAAGAACCGCCAGACCATGACCCACGGCGCGACCATCGCCGCCCACACACTGCGCTCCGGCGACGGCGGCGGCAGCGGCGCATCCGTCGATACCAGCCAGAAGGATTGATCCATGTTCAAACGACCGAGCATCCGCTACGGCCAGACGCCCGAGCCTGCCACACCCTATCAGCGCGCCGCGCAGGCATGGGACGACCGCATAGGCTCGGCGCGCGTTCAGGCAAAGAACTGGCGGCTCGCCTTTTTCGGCACGCTGGCCCTGTCGGGCGGGCTGGCCAGCGGTCTCGTTTGGCAATCGACGCGCGGCCACATCGTCCCTTGGGTCGTGCAGGTCGATCGGCTGGGAGAGGCCCAAGCGGTCGCGCCGGCCGAGGCCGGCTACCGTCCGACCGATCCGCAGGTCGCGTTCCATCTCGCCCGCTTCATCGAGCAGGTGCGCGCGATCCCGGCAGACCCGGTGATCGTCCGTCAGAACTGGCTCAGGGCTTATGACTTCACGACCGATCGCGGCGCGCTCGCGCTCAACGATTATGCGCGCGCCAACGACCCATTCGCCAACGTCGGGCGGGTGCAGGTCGCGGTGGAGGTGTCGAGCGTCATCCGGGCATCGCCCGACAGCTTCCGCGTCGCCTGGATCGAGCGCCGCTATCAGGACGGCAGCCTTGCCGCCACCGAACGCTGGTCGGCGATTCTCACCATCGTCGTCCAGCCGCCGCGCACGCCCGACGCCCTGCGCAAGAATCCGCTCGGCGTTTTCGTCAACGCCCTCAACTGGTCGAAGGAGCTGTCGCAATGACCGGCATACCCATCCGCAGCGCCGCCACGGCCGCGCTGTTCATTTCCGCATCCGCGCTCGCCGGCTGCGCCACCACGTCGGCGAGGCCGTCCGTGATTGTCTTTGACGATCCGGCCCCGGTGATCGTGGCGACGCCCGCGGCAGAACCGCCGCGCGCCGTCGAGATCGTGACGATCCCCGAGCCGTTGCCGCTGCCCGGCCAGTTGAAGCCGGTGACGGAGAGCGCGCGACCGCCAGAGCCCGCCGATCCGCGCCGCCGTGTCGGCGACGCCAACGATGCCGCGCGCATCCAGCCCGTGCGCGACGGCTTCCTCAACGCCATTCAGCAATATCCGTGGACCGACGGCGCGCTGTATCAGGTCTATGCCGCTCCCGGCCAGGTGACGGACATCGCGTTACAGGAGGGCGAACAGCTCGTCGGGCCGGGGCCGGTCGCGGCCGGCGACACCGTGCGCTGGATCATCGGCGATACCATCAGCGGCAGCGGGCCAGCGGCGCGGGTGCATATCCTCGTCAAGCCGACCCGGCCCGACCTCGCCACCAACTTGGTCATCAACACCGATCGGCGCACCTATCATCTCGAATTGCGCGCGACCCCGACGACTTACATGGCATCGGTCTCTTGGACCTATCCGCAGGACCAGCTCATTGCCTTGCAGGGTCGCAACGCGGCCGCTGCCGCCGCTGCGCCAGCGGCGACCGGCGTGGACGTGTCCGCGCTCAATTTCCGCTACCGGATCGAAGGCGACCGCGCGGCGTGGAAGCCCGTTCGCGCGTTCGACGTTGGCCGGCAGGTGTTCGTGGAGTTTCCGGCCGGGATCTCTCAGGGCGAGATGCCGCCGCTGTTCGTGATCGGCGCGGCCGGTGACGCCGAGCTGGTCAATTACCGCGTGCAGGGCCGCTACATGGTGGTCGATCGCCTATTCGCCGCTGCCGAGCTGCGCCTTGGCGACCGACGCAGCGAACAGCGCGTCCGCATCGTGCGCGATGACGGGCGGAGGGGGCGGCCGTGACAGACAGCCACGATCCCGCCGTTGGAGACCAGCCCATGCCCCAAGCGGAACGGCCCGATCCCGCCGCCTTCCAGCTTCGTGGCGATCCGCCCCGCGTCATGCGGCTGTCCCGTAAGGCACTCGCCGTCGTCGGCGTCGCCGCCGGCCTCGGCATCGGTGGTTCGCTGATCTATGCACTGCGGCCGCCGGGTGAGAAGGCCGCGCAGGAACTCTACAACACTGACAGCCGCGCCACCTCGGAGGCGATCACGTCCGGGCCGCGAGACTACGCCCAGGCGCCGCGTCTTGGACCTCCGCTGCCCGGCGATCTCGGTCGCCCGATCGTGTCGGCGCAGCAGCGCGGCGAGGACGTGCCCGTGCCACCGATCGGCGCGCAGCCGGGCCCGCCTGATCCGCGCGCACAGGCGGCGGAAGCCGCCCGGCAGCGCGCCGCGCAGGAGCGCGATGCTGCGCGCACCAGCTCGGTCTTCCTCGGCAGCGGCGGCGCGCGCGCAAGCGCGGAGCCCGTTGCGACGCCGGGCTTGCCAGCGCCTTCCGGGCAGGAGCCAGCCCAGCAGGCTGCGCAAGGCGACCAGGCCGGCAAGCGCGCGTTCATGGCGCAGGCGTCCAATCAGCGCACAGTCAGCGTCGAGCGGCTGACGGCGCCGGCATCCCCCAACATCGTGCAGGCCGGCAGCATCATCCCGGCCGCGCTCATCACCGGCGTCCGTTCGGACCTGCCCGGCCAGATCACCGCGCAGGTCACGGCGAATGTCTATGACAGCCCGACCGGCCGCATCCTGCTCATTCCGCAGGGCGCGCGACTGATCGGCGAGTATGACAGTGAGATCGCCGCCGGACAGACCCGCGTGCTGCTAGCCTGGGATCGGCTCATCATGCCAGACGGGCGCTCGATCGTTCTCGAGCGCCAGCCCGGCGCGGACGGAGCCGGATTCGCGGGGCTACAGGACCGCGTGAATCAGCATTGGGGCAATCTCCTCAAGGCGGCGGCCGTCTCGACGCTGCTTGGCGTCGGCGCCGAGCTGGGTGCGGACAGCGAGGACGCCCTGACGCAGGCACTGCGTCGCGGCTCACAGGACACCATCAATCAGACCGGCCAGCAGATCGTGCGGCGGCAGCTCAACGTGCAGCCGACGCTCACCATCCGGCCGGGGCATCCGCTGCGCGTGGTCCTTACACGCGACCTCGTGCTTGAGCCGATCGGAGCAACGCGATGACGAAGTTGAAGCTGGGGCCGCTGGCCGACGACCGACCCGTCAAGCTGACGGTCGAACTGCCCGCGGCCGTTCACCGCGATCTTGTCGCCTACGCCGCAGCGCTCGCGGCCGAAACGGGCGGGGAGATCGTCTCCCCCGAGAAGCTCGTCTCGCCCATGCTAGCGAAGTTCATGGCAAGCGACCGGGGGTTTTCGCGGCGTCGGGGCGCCGCGAAGGACTGAGCTGATGCGCTGCCGTCAGTTGCCCAAGAACCGCCTGCGGCGCTCCTGAGCCTCGACCTTGATTATCGCTTCCTCGGCAGTGGCGCATTCGCCACCACGCACCGAGCCATCGCGGCATCCGGCCACGACCTGCCGCGCCTCGTCGATATGCGCCACGAAATATTGCGTGCCGCGCGCCTCGCTTGGCGCCGCAGCGATGGGCGACGGGATGGCGACGGCGGCCGCCTGCTGCGTCGGCGCGATCACCGGCCGCAGGACAAATCCGCCCGCGAAACCGATCACCAATGTAACGAGTGCGATGATGATTGTCTTACCTTGCGACATGGATGTGACTCCAATAACTCACTCTTAATCTACTGGATTCACTGCGAGAAATCAAAAGACAGCGCCATCCAAGGAAACGCCGCAGCGCGGGGTTGCCATTGTCATCGCGCCAGCAACCCGAATGGCCCGTTAGGGCCGGCCCCTGTTCGCCGTGTATCGCTCGATAGACGACATCGGGGTAGCGCGCACCGGTTGAACCCTCGCAAACGATGCTCACGCCCGAGTTGCCACCGAGAACGCTCAGGACTGTCTCGCGGCTCGCCTGGAGCATTCGGATGTCGGGCTTACTGCCCGAGACCGCCAGACGGCCTAGCAGCATATCTCGTATCTCCGGGCCGGGATCGGCCGCAGGCAGCAGGAATCGCTCGTTGCGAAGATCGATCCAGTGAACCACATCGCGTTCGGCGAGCGGATGCGACGCCGGAAGCGCCACCAGCATCCGCTCGCTCCATAGCGGTTCGCAGCGAAACCCGTCATGGCCGGCCACGCCCATGAGGATTGCGATGTCGATCTCCCCGGTATCGAGACCGGCGAGCAGGACGCTGCGATCGGCCTCGACGCATTCGACATCGACGTCGGGATGCGCGTCCTGCCAACTCATCAGCGTCGCCCGGAGATTGCCTGCGGAGACCGAGCTGTTGTGCCCGAGCATCAATCCGCCGGCGCGGCCCTGGCCGGCCGCGCGCATCATCGCCACGAGCTTGTCCGCCGTGGCTACCATCGGCTTCGCGCCGCGAATGAAGGTATTTCCCGCCAGCGTCATCGTCACACCAGCGCGCGAGCGCTCAAAGATCGGCATGCCGACCGAGCGCTCCAACTTGAGGATAGCGCGGCTCAGCGTCGATTGCTCGATGTCGAGCGCGCGGGCCGCACGATAGAAGCTACCATGATCCGCTGCTGCGATAGCGTAGCGAAGCTGGCGGATGTCAAAGGGCATTGCTCAACTTTCGCCCCATCGACGCGATCAGGTGAACCGCTTTGCGCCCGCGACGCAGAGGATGACGATCACCGTCGAGGCGATCATGGTCCACGCGACGGGCTCGCCCAGCACTACGCCAGCGAGCAGGAGACCGAAAAAGGGC encodes the following:
- the trbG gene encoding P-type conjugative transfer protein TrbG — encoded protein: MTGIPIRSAATAALFISASALAGCATTSARPSVIVFDDPAPVIVATPAAEPPRAVEIVTIPEPLPLPGQLKPVTESARPPEPADPRRRVGDANDAARIQPVRDGFLNAIQQYPWTDGALYQVYAAPGQVTDIALQEGEQLVGPGPVAAGDTVRWIIGDTISGSGPAARVHILVKPTRPDLATNLVINTDRRTYHLELRATPTTYMASVSWTYPQDQLIALQGRNAAAAAAAPAATGVDVSALNFRYRIEGDRAAWKPVRAFDVGRQVFVEFPAGISQGEMPPLFVIGAAGDAELVNYRVQGRYMVVDRLFAAAELRLGDRRSEQRVRIVRDDGRRGRP
- a CDS encoding TrbI/VirB10 family protein; translated protein: MPQAERPDPAAFQLRGDPPRVMRLSRKALAVVGVAAGLGIGGSLIYALRPPGEKAAQELYNTDSRATSEAITSGPRDYAQAPRLGPPLPGDLGRPIVSAQQRGEDVPVPPIGAQPGPPDPRAQAAEAARQRAAQERDAARTSSVFLGSGGARASAEPVATPGLPAPSGQEPAQQAAQGDQAGKRAFMAQASNQRTVSVERLTAPASPNIVQAGSIIPAALITGVRSDLPGQITAQVTANVYDSPTGRILLIPQGARLIGEYDSEIAAGQTRVLLAWDRLIMPDGRSIVLERQPGADGAGFAGLQDRVNQHWGNLLKAAAVSTLLGVGAELGADSEDALTQALRRGSQDTINQTGQQIVRRQLNVQPTLTIRPGHPLRVVLTRDLVLEPIGATR
- a CDS encoding DUF2274 domain-containing protein; the encoded protein is MTKLKLGPLADDRPVKLTVELPAAVHRDLVAYAAALAAETGGEIVSPEKLVSPMLAKFMASDRGFSRRRGAAKD
- a CDS encoding LysR family transcriptional regulator, translated to MPFDIRQLRYAIAAADHGSFYRAARALDIEQSTLSRAILKLERSVGMPIFERSRAGVTMTLAGNTFIRGAKPMVATADKLVAMMRAAGQGRAGGLMLGHNSSVSAGNLRATLMSWQDAHPDVDVECVEADRSVLLAGLDTGEIDIAILMGVAGHDGFRCEPLWSERMLVALPASHPLAERDVVHWIDLRNERFLLPAADPGPEIRDMLLGRLAVSGSKPDIRMLQASRETVLSVLGGNSGVSIVCEGSTGARYPDVVYRAIHGEQGPALTGHSGCWRDDNGNPALRRFLGWRCLLISRSESSRLRVSYWSHIHVAR